ATTCAGCAGGTGCCAAGGAACTCTTTGATACAAGGTTTGTAAACGCCTTATGATACTCTCCCTCACCGATGCCAAGCTTGACTATCCCAAGACCACTGCCTTTGAGCACTTTTCCTTGAATGTGAAGGCTGGGGAGATGGTCAGCATCATCGGTCCGAGCGGGTGTGGAAAAACCAGCCTGCTCTACACTATCGCCGGCTTGTTGCCCCTCTCTGGAGGAACCATGCAGAGAGCTGTTGGAAATGAGGGTGTGGCCCTCATGTTCCAACAGGACCGACTTCTTCCATGGAAACGCGTCATCAACAATGTATTGCTCGGCCTTCCTGGGGAGAAGACTGACGAGGCTGAAGAACTGCTACAGTCCATGGGGCTGGAAGCTGTGATGCAACACTATCCCCACGAACTCAGCGGAGGGATGAGGCAGCGTGTAGCGTTGGCAAGAGCATTAATTAGGAAACCTAACATACTATTGCTTGACGAACCACTCGCGAGCCTTGATGAACAACAGCGAGAGATGCTCCAGAATGATATCAAGGAGTATGTACAGCACCATTGCATAACCCTGATCCTTGTAACACACAGCCTTCAGGAGGCAGTATTCATGGGAAGCAGGATTGTTATGATGACTAACAAAGGGGTTTCCTACGAGTTGCATAACCAGCTCCATGAAGAAGCCAACCTTCGTACTCGTGATGAATTCTTCACTATGCAGAAGACTCTGCGTCATCATATGGAGGCTATGCAATGAAGTACCTTAGAGGAATGGTGGTAGTACTGATATTCTGGTACATTGCAGCATTCTTTGTTGCCTCGCCCGTTATCCCATTTCCCCATACTGTCCTCATGTATGCCATTGGACAATTCATCCCTCAGGAGATGCATCTGCATCTGCTCTATTCTCTCTACAGAATTCTTTCGGGTCTGTTCATTGCACTCTTCTTTGCCATTCCCACAGGGATGATCGCAGGGAGAGTACCTGCTCTGGACCGACTGATCTCCCCAGTTCTCTATTTGCTCTATCCACTACCGAAGATTGCTTTTCTGCCGGTATTCATGGTATTGCTGGGTATTGGAGACCTCTCCAAGATCATCTTGATTTCCGTCATCATCTATTTCCCTGCCTCAGTAACCATACGGGATGGGGTAAAGGAAATCCCGTTTGAGTTTCTTCAATTGGCAGAAGCATATCATCTGAGTAGAAAACAGATCCTGAAAGACATCATTTGGCCCGCAATCCTGCCACGTATTTTCTCTTCCCTGCGCATCACACTGGGCATTTCTCTCTCTGTGTTGTTTATCAGTGAGACCTACGCTGCATCCCATGGACTGGGATACTCGATCATGAACTACTGGGTCATGGCCCAGTACACTGGTATGTATGCAGCTATTATGCTACTCAGCATTCTCGGGTTGCTGCTTTACATCATTGTGGATTGGGTGGAGAGATTATACGTACATCCAAGAACAAATAAGTGACAACCTCCCAATCGGGAGGTTGCCTTACTAACCTATAAGAAAGTCAAAGAACCGTGGTTATTTGAAGAAATTCTTTCGAATCCAACGTTGTGACTCAACTGCATTTCCTTTTGCAAGCAAGTCCCTGATCTCCTGCATTACTTGGTCACTCAATTTTTCATCGATCATCTGGAGGAACTCTACACTTTCGCGTAATGCACCCTGGCCATCTTCTCGATACGGATACTGGTCCATGGAAAGCCACCCATCATACTTGGTCTCTTTCAACCAGAAAAGCATCTCAATGAATCTGGGGAAATGCACTGATCCGACAATCATATCATCATCCCATGTTCCATAGTTATCGTTGAAATGCATATGAAACAGCTTCCTTCCGTACTCCTGCAAGATGACAATGGATTCAGATACATTTTCTCCTGCAACGAACGCATGGCCGGTATCTATGCAGACTCCCACGTTATCCAGCTTTGTCTCTTTTGCAAGCAGCAGGGTATCCGAAGCACGAGCCATGAAACTGAAATTCCGTGGCTCTTTTGGCTTATATTCGAGCGCGAATCTGATATCCGGTGCAGATGCTGCAACACTCTGGATAGCGTCCTTAAGCCACGCACGCTCCTGTACAAGATTGGACTGCAACGTATAGTCGTACCCATCCTGTCCCGGCCAGATATTCAGCGTTTTACAGTTGAGTTTTCTCGCCATTTCCACACATGCAAACGTATATTCCAATGCTTGCTTCCGAATTTCGCTATCCTTCGATGCAAGACAGCCTTTGCCCCATCGTTTCTGACTAAAATGGTCAGGAATAATGGATACGCACTGCAATCCATACTTATCGAGTAATTCACCAACTTCGTCGACATTCTCTGGAGCAACATCCCAGGTTCCCACCAGCTCAACACCTTCCACACCTTCAATTTCAGATGCCTGTTTAATCAGCTCTGCTTTGGGAACCTCATCCTTATACCCGGAAGAAAGAAACCTATCACAGGTGTTTCCCAAATTTCCTAGAATAATTGAATACTTACTCATGACGTGCACCTCCTTGTCATGTCCTTCTCATAACACTGTCCCTAGCCACCAAGTTACCCTGGACAAGCCAGCTTGACGGTTCCAACAACTTTTTTGTTGCAATTTTCTCTAGTAGCACATGTACCGCCTTCTCACCAATTCGCCGTGTTGGGATTCTTACCGTTGTGAGAGGGGGTTCCATCATTGCAGCCATTGGCAGATCATCGAAACCGACTACCGATATATCTTTTGGAATACTATATTTTTTTTCTTTCAAAGCTTTTATTACGCCAAAGGCAGCCACATCGTTATAACAGAACAATGCCTGTGGGAGTACCGGCCCTGTAGCAAGATAGCTTTTCATTGCCTGGTATGCACCATCAAAGCCTGGCTCTACTGAAATGAAGGAGGAGTCATCCACCAAAAGATGATTATAGTCCATGGCCAATGTGAATCCTCTTTCACGCATGACGATATTCCCAGATTTCATTGAGCTGGTGACCATCCGTATCCTTGTATGTCCATAGGAATCCAGATGATCAATCACCTGGTATACCGCATTTATATTGGCCATATCCACAAAATCACAGGAAACATGATCAAAGAAGGTATCAATCACTACGAAAGGAACACTAAGCGTGTACAAGATTTCAAAATCAGATTCAGACAGTTCCGTTCCTATCAAGATCACTCCCTTGGGATGCCTTTTCTGAATCTCTTCAACACAACCTTGAAGTGTCCCGCACGGACTCTCGAATATTTCGAATTGATATCCTTCAGCGCTGACTGCCTTATTAATACTGTCGATATAATCCATGATGAAAACACTTTGATCCTGATTGAGCAGCAATCCATGTTTTCGTAATCTAGCCAGTAAAATGGGTCCATTGCTGGGACTACTCATCGGCCGGTCTCCTGGTACTCGATAATTCATTTCTCGCGCCAATGCAATTATCTTCATCCGTGTTTCATGACTAACCCCACGATGCCCATTCAAAGCAAGGGACACGGTCGTTTTTGATACTCCAGCCTTCTCAGCAATTTCTTTTATTCCCATATATAAAGGAGTATCATGCAGAGAAATTCCTGTCAAATGGTTTATTAAATTTTGCTAAACTTTTTTATTATTATAACTTTTTTTCCATTTTATATGATTTTTTAGCATTATTTTTTCTACTTATGGATAATATTTGCCATTTTATGCAAACAAGTTAATTATATTTGACTTCTCGATAGTGCGGCGTTAGAATTCAAATACGTACTGTAAAGGAGGATTACAGAATGAAAAAATTACTTGCTTTCGTATTGATTGTTTTGTTTCTAGTACCAGCTCTGTTTGCTGCAGGACAAGCAGAAAAGGAATCAGGCTATGAGATTGTAGTAGTACCTAAGGATGCTTCAAACCCATGGTTCGTACGAATGAAAGTCGGGGTAGATGAGTATGCCAAAGAAACCGGCTTGAATGTATACCAGAGAGGAACTGCTCAGATTGATGCAACTTTGCAGGCCCAGTTGGTTCAAGACCTGATTGCACAGGGCGTAGATGCTATTTGTGTCGTCCCAGTAGATCTTGAGTCCTTGGAACCAGTTCTTGCTCAGGCAAGAGATGCTGGGATTGTGGTAATTGCACATGAAGGTGCTGATCTCGAGAACGTAGATTACGATATCGAGGCTTTCAGCAACGCTGGTTATGGTGCCTTTATCATGGACAACCTTGCAGAGGCTATGGGCGGAGAAGGACTGTATACCACCATGGTTGCATCCCTTACCAATGGATCCCACAATGAATGGGCAAATGCCGGTGTCGCTCATCAGAAAGCAACGTATCCAAAGATGAAGCTTCTGGAAGATGAACCCAGAGTTGAATCTAATGATAACGGTGATGTTGCTTACAATGTATCCAAAGAGCTCTTCAAGAAGTATCCCAATCTGAAAGGAGTAATGGGAACCTCTTCGTATGATGCTCCGGGTGTTGCCCGAGCCATTCAGGAATTGGGTCTGGTTGACAAGGCTTTTACATCAGGTACCGGTATGCCACTTGATAACGCTGAACTACTTGAAAGCGGCGTCGTCAAGTCTCTTACCCTCTGGGACCCTGCCCTCGCAGGAAAAGCAATGATATCTCTCGCTGTCAAGGTATTGGACGGTGAGAAAATCACGGCTCCAGTGAATCTGGATGTAGATGGTTACACCAACCTTCAGTTCAGAGAAGGAAGCAAAACCGTTCTTGAAGGTGAAGGATGGATTGTTATCAACGCTGATAATGTCTATGACTTTGGCTTCTAAGGATTGTTTCTAGGAAGGTTTGCCCTGCTGAATTCGTAATTTTGCAGGGCAATCTTTATTGTATGGTACACTATCCAAAGAACTGAACTGGACAAGAAGGGGGGAATGAGCCATGTCGGAGAGCCTACTCAAGACCGTAGGTATTTACAAATCATTTGTGGGAGTACAGGCACTCAAGAATGTATCGTTCAGTATGCAGCCCGGAGAAATTCATTGCCTTGCCGGAGAAAACGGGAGTGGAAAATCTACACTGATCAAGGTTATCAGTGGAGTATATACACCTGATGCTGGGCACATTGAGTTCCAGGGGAATCAATACAAGAAGATCAGCCCGATCGATGCAATCAATAACGGAATCCAAGTTATTTATCAGGATTTTTCTGTTTTCCCCAATCTCACAGTCATGGAAAACCTTGCTTTCAACAATGAACTTGCTGAAGGTAGACGTCTGGTTAATTGGAAGCGAATGAAAAGCATTGCCCAAGAGGCTCTTGCAAAAATCAATGTCTCGATTGAATTGGATGCCTATGTAGGAACCCTAACAGTCGCTGAGAAACAGATGATTGCAATCAGTCGTGCTTTGATGCAGGATGCTCGCCTGATTATTATGGATGAACCAACTACCGCGCTAACGAAGAAAGAGGTAACGAATCTTTTCAAGATTATCACCCAACTAAAGGAACAAGGCATAGCTACACTTTTTGTCAGCCACAAGTTGAATGAAGTGTTCGAGATATCTGAAAAATTTACGATTCTTCGAAGTGGTGAGGTTGTTGCCTCTGGATCAACATCAGATCTGGATGATAGAAAATTCTCATTCTATATGACGGGGCGAGAATTTGAGAAAAGAAATTTCAAGGCTGATAGCGTCTCTGAAAACCCAATATTCAGAGCTGAAAAAGCAGGATTATCCAATCATTTCTCCGACATTTCCTTCTCTCTCCGCCAAGGGGAGATTATTGGCATTACCGGACTCTTGGATTCAGGCCGAACAGAATTAGCCCTCTCCATGTTTGGTATCAAGCCAATCGATGAGGGGACATTCTTTGTAGATGAGAACCCAGTTTCCATACAAAGTCCTCGAGATGCCATCAATTTCGATATTGGCTATGTCCCAGAAGATCGCTTGAGTGAAGGCCTTTTCCTTTCACAAAGTATTGCTGATAACATTGTCATCTCTGAGATCGACCAACTCACAAAAAAAGCAGGGATTCTGGACGAGGAGAAACGCTCCAAAGAGGTTTCCAGATGGGTGGAGAACCTTGCAATCGCAACACCGGACGCAAACAATGCAAGTCAGACGCTTTCAGGCGGTAATCAGCAGAGAATCGTACTTGCTAAATGGCTTGCTTGCAATCCAAGGATTCTGGTCCTGAACGGACCTACTGTTGGCGTAGATATCGGATCAAAACATGATATCCATGGGATTCTCCAGGATTTGGCAAAGAAAGGGATTGGCATCATCATCTTCAGCGATGATCTTCCTGAGGTGATAGAAAATTGTTCACGCATCCTGGTTATGAAGAATGGAAGGATTGTTACAGAGCTCTCAGCAGAGAAGACTGATGAGAAGCTGATTTTGTCACATATGTTGTAGGGAGGCATTACGGTGGATACAACACGTACGTTACTTAAGAAACTCTCTCGTCGGAATGAACCCTATATTTTTCTGGTACTTCTGGCGCTATGCTTGTTGATAGAATTCCGATCTGGGCAATTTTTCTCTTCCAACAACCTTGTTGACATTGCATCAGCGTTGATTGTCCCTGGATTGTTTGCGATAGGTACTTTCTTGGTAATTATATCTGGAGGTATTGATGTTTCATTTCCGGCGCTAGCTTCTTTAAGCGTTTATGCAACAACAAAATATCTATTGGACACTAATTACGAGGGTGGTGTTTGGGTCGCAATCCTGATGGCTCTCGCCATTGGGGCATTGCTTGGAGCTTTTAATGGGTTGTTCATTGGATATTTCAAGCTTCCTGCTCTCATTGTAACGCTCGGATCCTCAAGCGTATTCAAGGGTATTATGCAAGGTGCATTGAATTCAAGACAGTTGACCATTATCCCTTCAGGAATGAGAGACTGGGGAACCTCTGCACTCTTTACAGCACGCAATCCTGTTTCTGGATTGACCAGTCGCATGCCCGTTACCTTCATTGCTTTTGTTATTGTACTGCTATTCGTCTTTTTCCTGTTGAAATACACCATGTTTGGGCGCGGAATCTATGCGATAGGAGGAAGTGAGGTCAGTGCACACCGAGCAGGCTTCAACGTAGTGCGGACAAAGGTGGTCATGTATATCATGGTAGGTATGATCGCCAGCCTTGCCGGTGTTATCAGGGTTTGCATGATGCAACAAGCTCATCCCACCAACATGCTCGGTATGGAAATGAATATCATTGCCGGCGTAGTCTTGGGGGGCACAGCTATTACGGGAGGACGCGGTACTTTACTGGGATGTATGCTTGGAACCTTGCTTATCGTCATTGTGGAAAATTCCATGATTCTGCTTGGAATACCAACTTCATATAAGAGTGTATTCACTGGTGCCCTGATCATCATTGGAACCGGGGTTAGTGCTTATCAGGTAATGCACATGAATAGAGTTCGTAGCAAAAGAGTGAAGAGCAAGGAGGCTGCATGATGACCCAGGAAAGAATACAGCCAATACAGCGTTTCCAACAACTGTATCGTAATGACCGGCATCTCTGGCGATTGATCTTGATGATTGTCATCTGGTTGTTGTTCATGGCAATAACTCGGTTCAGCAAGTTTTATTCCGTAATCAATTTTCAGACAATGGCTGCCCAGTTTCCAGAGTTTGGTATCATGAGCTTGGGGGTCATGCTCTGCATGATTACCGGAGGTATTGACTTATCGGTCGTTGGAACGGCCAACCTCACTTCCATCCTTATGGGGTTCCTCCTCCTTCGGCTTACAGACGCCGCGGGGGGTCTTCCAGCCTTTGCCATTCCCTTGGTATTTCTCTTGGGAATTCTCATCGGAGGGTCATTGGGGCTATTCAATGGAGTGCTTGTTTCAAAATTCCATATCCCTCCCATTCTTGCCACTATGGGCTCTGGAGAGTTGTTTACTGGTATATGTCTGGCAATGACGAATGGAAATGC
This sequence is a window from uncultured Sphaerochaeta sp.. Protein-coding genes within it:
- a CDS encoding ABC transporter permease yields the protein MDTTRTLLKKLSRRNEPYIFLVLLALCLLIEFRSGQFFSSNNLVDIASALIVPGLFAIGTFLVIISGGIDVSFPALASLSVYATTKYLLDTNYEGGVWVAILMALAIGALLGAFNGLFIGYFKLPALIVTLGSSSVFKGIMQGALNSRQLTIIPSGMRDWGTSALFTARNPVSGLTSRMPVTFIAFVIVLLFVFFLLKYTMFGRGIYAIGGSEVSAHRAGFNVVRTKVVMYIMVGMIASLAGVIRVCMMQQAHPTNMLGMEMNIIAGVVLGGTAITGGRGTLLGCMLGTLLIVIVENSMILLGIPTSYKSVFTGALIIIGTGVSAYQVMHMNRVRSKRVKSKEAA
- a CDS encoding ABC transporter permease; the encoded protein is MKYLRGMVVVLIFWYIAAFFVASPVIPFPHTVLMYAIGQFIPQEMHLHLLYSLYRILSGLFIALFFAIPTGMIAGRVPALDRLISPVLYLLYPLPKIAFLPVFMVLLGIGDLSKIILISVIIYFPASVTIRDGVKEIPFEFLQLAEAYHLSRKQILKDIIWPAILPRIFSSLRITLGISLSVLFISETYAASHGLGYSIMNYWVMAQYTGMYAAIMLLSILGLLLYIIVDWVERLYVHPRTNK
- a CDS encoding ATP-binding cassette domain-containing protein, which codes for MILSLTDAKLDYPKTTAFEHFSLNVKAGEMVSIIGPSGCGKTSLLYTIAGLLPLSGGTMQRAVGNEGVALMFQQDRLLPWKRVINNVLLGLPGEKTDEAEELLQSMGLEAVMQHYPHELSGGMRQRVALARALIRKPNILLLDEPLASLDEQQREMLQNDIKEYVQHHCITLILVTHSLQEAVFMGSRIVMMTNKGVSYELHNQLHEEANLRTRDEFFTMQKTLRHHMEAMQ
- a CDS encoding sugar phosphate isomerase/epimerase family protein; the protein is MSKYSIILGNLGNTCDRFLSSGYKDEVPKAELIKQASEIEGVEGVELVGTWDVAPENVDEVGELLDKYGLQCVSIIPDHFSQKRWGKGCLASKDSEIRKQALEYTFACVEMARKLNCKTLNIWPGQDGYDYTLQSNLVQERAWLKDAIQSVAASAPDIRFALEYKPKEPRNFSFMARASDTLLLAKETKLDNVGVCIDTGHAFVAGENVSESIVILQEYGRKLFHMHFNDNYGTWDDDMIVGSVHFPRFIEMLFWLKETKYDGWLSMDQYPYREDGQGALRESVEFLQMIDEKLSDQVMQEIRDLLAKGNAVESQRWIRKNFFK
- a CDS encoding autoinducer 2 ABC transporter substrate-binding protein, whose translation is MKKLLAFVLIVLFLVPALFAAGQAEKESGYEIVVVPKDASNPWFVRMKVGVDEYAKETGLNVYQRGTAQIDATLQAQLVQDLIAQGVDAICVVPVDLESLEPVLAQARDAGIVVIAHEGADLENVDYDIEAFSNAGYGAFIMDNLAEAMGGEGLYTTMVASLTNGSHNEWANAGVAHQKATYPKMKLLEDEPRVESNDNGDVAYNVSKELFKKYPNLKGVMGTSSYDAPGVARAIQELGLVDKAFTSGTGMPLDNAELLESGVVKSLTLWDPALAGKAMISLAVKVLDGEKITAPVNLDVDGYTNLQFREGSKTVLEGEGWIVINADNVYDFGF
- a CDS encoding sugar ABC transporter ATP-binding protein; amino-acid sequence: MSESLLKTVGIYKSFVGVQALKNVSFSMQPGEIHCLAGENGSGKSTLIKVISGVYTPDAGHIEFQGNQYKKISPIDAINNGIQVIYQDFSVFPNLTVMENLAFNNELAEGRRLVNWKRMKSIAQEALAKINVSIELDAYVGTLTVAEKQMIAISRALMQDARLIIMDEPTTALTKKEVTNLFKIITQLKEQGIATLFVSHKLNEVFEISEKFTILRSGEVVASGSTSDLDDRKFSFYMTGREFEKRNFKADSVSENPIFRAEKAGLSNHFSDISFSLRQGEIIGITGLLDSGRTELALSMFGIKPIDEGTFFVDENPVSIQSPRDAINFDIGYVPEDRLSEGLFLSQSIADNIVISEIDQLTKKAGILDEEKRSKEVSRWVENLAIATPDANNASQTLSGGNQQRIVLAKWLACNPRILVLNGPTVGVDIGSKHDIHGILQDLAKKGIGIIIFSDDLPEVIENCSRILVMKNGRIVTELSAEKTDEKLILSHML
- a CDS encoding LacI family DNA-binding transcriptional regulator; its protein translation is MGIKEIAEKAGVSKTTVSLALNGHRGVSHETRMKIIALAREMNYRVPGDRPMSSPSNGPILLARLRKHGLLLNQDQSVFIMDYIDSINKAVSAEGYQFEIFESPCGTLQGCVEEIQKRHPKGVILIGTELSESDFEILYTLSVPFVVIDTFFDHVSCDFVDMANINAVYQVIDHLDSYGHTRIRMVTSSMKSGNIVMRERGFTLAMDYNHLLVDDSSFISVEPGFDGAYQAMKSYLATGPVLPQALFCYNDVAAFGVIKALKEKKYSIPKDISVVGFDDLPMAAMMEPPLTTVRIPTRRIGEKAVHVLLEKIATKKLLEPSSWLVQGNLVARDSVMRRT